From a single Arachis hypogaea cultivar Tifrunner chromosome 3, arahy.Tifrunner.gnm2.J5K5, whole genome shotgun sequence genomic region:
- the LOC112789618 gene encoding vascular-related unknown protein 1 has translation MDDSSSSRGKKGQEIITNDDDEDEESGWTSYFEDFSSRSIEEEENNNKSSYCDGGSSLLSDAASSAAAAWNNKFSHHHHHDYSVVDAAPKKLCFKKAIKRAKQISHDDPLEDTASSPVNSPKVRDLNSTEIISSKIIDGSTCMEKEFKSSSEHNSELQRYDDNNNEEVNLNGNKSIECTTDLKKRGLCVVPFSMLVNYLG, from the exons ATGGATGATTCATCTTCTTCGAGAGGCAAAAAAGGCCAAGAAATAATaactaatgatgatgatgaagatgaggaaAGTGGATGGACCTCTTATTTTGAAGATTTCTCATCAAGAagcatagaagaagaagaaaacaataaCAAGAGCAGTTACTGTGATGGTGGATCCTCTTTGCTCTCAGATGCTGCTTCTTCTGCTGCTGCTGCATGGAACAACAAAttctctcatcatcatcatcatgattaTTCAGTAGTAGATGCTGCACCAAAAAAACTATGTTTCAAGAAAGCGATTAAACGAGCCAAACAGATTTCTCATGACGATCCTTTGGAGGACACTGCTAGCTCCCCAGTCAATAGCCCCaag GTAAGGGACTTGAATTCAACTGAAATTATTTCAAGCAAGATTATTGATGGTTCTACTTGTATG GAAAAGGAATTCAAATCATCATCAGAGCATAATTCAGAGTTGCAGAgatatgatgataataataatgaggAGGTAAATTTGAATGGGAATAAGAGTATTGAGTGCACAACAGATTTGAAGAAGAGGGGTCTCTGTGTTGTTCCTTTCTCCATGTTGGTTAATTATTTGGGATAG